The Anaerolineae bacterium genomic sequence GCCTGGTCGCCCGCATCGCGCCGCAGGCCGAGGCCTGGAGCGTAGACAGCCCGGACGGAACAGCGCACCTCCTGGCCTTGTCATCGCCCGAAACCCCTGTATAATAACAGGCAGTGTTTGAAACGGAGGACGGCTCAGCATGTTTGACCTGCACGGCAGAGTAGCAGTGGTCACCGGCAGTTCGCGCGGCATCGGCCGCGCCATCGCCAAGGCCCTGGCCGCCCAGGGCGCCAAGGTGGTCGTCAACTATGTCTCTAACGCCGGCGCCGCCCAGGAAGTCGTCGAGGAAATCCGCGCCGCCGGCGGCGAGGCCATTGCTGTCCAGGCGGATGTCAGCCGCATGGAGGACGCCCAACGCCTTATTGATGCCGCGCTGGAGGCCTTCGGCCGGCTCGACATCCTGGTCAACAACGCCGGCATTGCCCGGGACAACCTGCTGGTGCGCATGTCCGA encodes the following:
- a CDS encoding 3-oxoacyl-ACP reductase FabG: MFDLHGRVAVVTGSSRGIGRAIAKALAAQGAKVVVNYVSNAGAAQEVVEEIRAAGGEAIAVQADVSRMEDAQRLIDAALEAFGRLDILVNNAGIARDNLLVRMSEEEWDAVLNTNLKGAFHAMKAAARPMMRQRYGRIISISSVSGLAGNAGQANYSAAKAGIHGLTKAVARELASRNITVNAVAPGFV